Proteins encoded within one genomic window of Sminthopsis crassicaudata isolate SCR6 chromosome X, ASM4859323v1, whole genome shotgun sequence:
- the HAUS7 gene encoding HAUS augmin-like complex subunit 7 isoform X2 has translation MAERWEGLGDCDNNEEAAQATKKKWEEEWEDDDEDDEDDEDEESEEDAQLSQEALRVLDRLKDIDCPFLEGLYITGLRTIKQFLCRPSIYRLVILEWLFSRLYPSFEDSFATGLDSGAKEKITDLTRLGHELMLCGPDDQDLIKGSAGVKEQLYFFNQLLDLVTSLGPEYVTSFFSVEENVCSLVEDNEMLLNKFFTSHIHEEILDPTLSPLPLDIENSCGAKENLHRMPAPSRPSPPKPLGAKIKVEELSEKLNKLTEMLQAHKEEVLCRQEGTSRLFSPNPAGFPKKPSAHCGKISSQGSGTLGLTLSDFHQLVIAFIHVFEDELHEFCDHPTPNINPSPCVWETRGKTLVMRQLSFYYQKNNLYFLL, from the exons ATGGCTGAACGTTGGGAAGGGCTCGGGGACTGCGACAACAATGAGGAAGCGGCGCAGGCCACGAAGAAAAAGTGGGAAGAGGAGTGGGAGGATGACGACGAGGACGACGAAGACGACGAGGACGAGGAGAGCGAGGAGGACGCCCAGCTCTCTCAGGAGGCTCTGAGAGTGCTGGACAGACTAAAG gaCATAGACTGCCCCTTCCTTGAAGGTCTGTATATTACTGGACTGAGGACAATAAAACAGTTCCTGTGTAGGCCCTCAATTTACCGTTTGGTTATTCTGGAATGGTTGTTTTCAAG ACTGTATCCTTCTTTTGAGGATTCATTTGCCACTGGGCTGGACTCTGGGGCTAAAGAGAAAATAACAG ACCTGACCAGGCTTGGTCACGAACTGATGCTGTGCGGACCAGACGATCAGGATCTCATTAAG GGTTCTGCTGGTGTGAAGGAACAGctttatttctttaatcagttATTGGATCTGGTCACAAGTCTGGGTCCTGAATATGTCACCAGTTTCTTCAG TGTGGAAGAGAATGTCTGCAGCTTAGTGGAGGACAACGAGATGCTGCTGAACAAGTTCTTCACTTCCCACATCCACGAGGAGATCTTAGATCCCACGTTGAGTCCCTTGCCTCTGGACATAGAGAACTCCTGTGGGGCAAAGGAAAACCTGCATAGAAT GCCCGCTCCTTCCAGGCCCTCTCCTCCCAAACCACTGGGGGCAAAGATCAAGGTGGAAGAGCTTTCTGAAAAACTGAATAAACTCACTGAAATGCTGCAGGCACACAAGGAAGAG GTCCTCTGCCGTCAGGAGGGCACCAGTAGGCTGTTTTCACCAAATCCCGCCGGATTCCCCAAGAAG CCTTCTGCCCACTGTGGGAAAATCTCCAGCCAAGGTAGCGGCACCTTGGGCTTGACTCTCTCAGATTTCCATCAACTGGTGATTGCTTTTATACACGTTTTTGAGGATGAGCTTCATGAGTTCTGTGATCACCCAACCCCCAACATCAACCCTT CTCCTTGTGTTTGGGAAACGAGGGGGAAGACCTTGGTCATGAGGCAACTTTCTTTTTACTATCAAAAAAATAATCTGTATTTTTTGTTATGA
- the HAUS7 gene encoding HAUS augmin-like complex subunit 7 isoform X3, whose amino-acid sequence MAERWEGLGDCDNNEEAAQATKKKWEEEWEDDDEDDEDDEDEESEEDAQLSQEALRVLDRLKDIDCPFLEGLYITGLRTIKQFLCRPSIYRLVILEWLFSRLYPSFEDSFATGLDSGAKEKITDLTRLGHELMLCGPDDQDLIKGSAGVKEQLYFFNQLLDLVTSLGPEYVTSFFRPAPSRPSPPKPLGAKIKVEELSEKLNKLTEMLQAHKEEVLCRQEGTSRLFSPNPAGFPKKPSAHCGKISSQGSGTLGLTLSDFHQLVIAFIHVFEDELHEFCDHPTPNINPCGPLFQSINETLMLLNQELKTINQVMDTAVNVDHIAKESQREKAYLSGGNCMVTLAEKMKALMQKYELLQDSPQTSNAV is encoded by the exons ATGGCTGAACGTTGGGAAGGGCTCGGGGACTGCGACAACAATGAGGAAGCGGCGCAGGCCACGAAGAAAAAGTGGGAAGAGGAGTGGGAGGATGACGACGAGGACGACGAAGACGACGAGGACGAGGAGAGCGAGGAGGACGCCCAGCTCTCTCAGGAGGCTCTGAGAGTGCTGGACAGACTAAAG gaCATAGACTGCCCCTTCCTTGAAGGTCTGTATATTACTGGACTGAGGACAATAAAACAGTTCCTGTGTAGGCCCTCAATTTACCGTTTGGTTATTCTGGAATGGTTGTTTTCAAG ACTGTATCCTTCTTTTGAGGATTCATTTGCCACTGGGCTGGACTCTGGGGCTAAAGAGAAAATAACAG ACCTGACCAGGCTTGGTCACGAACTGATGCTGTGCGGACCAGACGATCAGGATCTCATTAAG GGTTCTGCTGGTGTGAAGGAACAGctttatttctttaatcagttATTGGATCTGGTCACAAGTCTGGGTCCTGAATATGTCACCAGTTTCTTCAG GCCCGCTCCTTCCAGGCCCTCTCCTCCCAAACCACTGGGGGCAAAGATCAAGGTGGAAGAGCTTTCTGAAAAACTGAATAAACTCACTGAAATGCTGCAGGCACACAAGGAAGAG GTCCTCTGCCGTCAGGAGGGCACCAGTAGGCTGTTTTCACCAAATCCCGCCGGATTCCCCAAGAAG CCTTCTGCCCACTGTGGGAAAATCTCCAGCCAAGGTAGCGGCACCTTGGGCTTGACTCTCTCAGATTTCCATCAACTGGTGATTGCTTTTATACACGTTTTTGAGGATGAGCTTCATGAGTTCTGTGATCACCCAACCCCCAACATCAACCCTTGTGGTCCATTATTTCAATCTATAAATGAGACGCTAATGCTCTTGAACCAG GAGCTGAAAACTATCAATCAAGTCATGGATACCGCTGTGAACGTAGATCACATAGCCAAGGAGTCACAAAGGGAGAAAGCCTATTTGAGCGGAGGTAACTGCATGGTGACCTTAG CTGAGAAAATGAAGGCGTTAATGCAGAAATATGAACTCCTCCAAGACAGTCCTCAGACATCCAATGCAGTATGA
- the HAUS7 gene encoding HAUS augmin-like complex subunit 7 isoform X1 has product MAERWEGLGDCDNNEEAAQATKKKWEEEWEDDDEDDEDDEDEESEEDAQLSQEALRVLDRLKDIDCPFLEGLYITGLRTIKQFLCRPSIYRLVILEWLFSRLYPSFEDSFATGLDSGAKEKITDLTRLGHELMLCGPDDQDLIKGSAGVKEQLYFFNQLLDLVTSLGPEYVTSFFSVEENVCSLVEDNEMLLNKFFTSHIHEEILDPTLSPLPLDIENSCGAKENLHRMPAPSRPSPPKPLGAKIKVEELSEKLNKLTEMLQAHKEEVLCRQEGTSRLFSPNPAGFPKKPSAHCGKISSQGSGTLGLTLSDFHQLVIAFIHVFEDELHEFCDHPTPNINPCGPLFQSINETLMLLNQELKTINQVMDTAVNVDHIAKESQREKAYLSGGNCMVTLAEKMKALMQKYELLQDSPQTSNAV; this is encoded by the exons ATGGCTGAACGTTGGGAAGGGCTCGGGGACTGCGACAACAATGAGGAAGCGGCGCAGGCCACGAAGAAAAAGTGGGAAGAGGAGTGGGAGGATGACGACGAGGACGACGAAGACGACGAGGACGAGGAGAGCGAGGAGGACGCCCAGCTCTCTCAGGAGGCTCTGAGAGTGCTGGACAGACTAAAG gaCATAGACTGCCCCTTCCTTGAAGGTCTGTATATTACTGGACTGAGGACAATAAAACAGTTCCTGTGTAGGCCCTCAATTTACCGTTTGGTTATTCTGGAATGGTTGTTTTCAAG ACTGTATCCTTCTTTTGAGGATTCATTTGCCACTGGGCTGGACTCTGGGGCTAAAGAGAAAATAACAG ACCTGACCAGGCTTGGTCACGAACTGATGCTGTGCGGACCAGACGATCAGGATCTCATTAAG GGTTCTGCTGGTGTGAAGGAACAGctttatttctttaatcagttATTGGATCTGGTCACAAGTCTGGGTCCTGAATATGTCACCAGTTTCTTCAG TGTGGAAGAGAATGTCTGCAGCTTAGTGGAGGACAACGAGATGCTGCTGAACAAGTTCTTCACTTCCCACATCCACGAGGAGATCTTAGATCCCACGTTGAGTCCCTTGCCTCTGGACATAGAGAACTCCTGTGGGGCAAAGGAAAACCTGCATAGAAT GCCCGCTCCTTCCAGGCCCTCTCCTCCCAAACCACTGGGGGCAAAGATCAAGGTGGAAGAGCTTTCTGAAAAACTGAATAAACTCACTGAAATGCTGCAGGCACACAAGGAAGAG GTCCTCTGCCGTCAGGAGGGCACCAGTAGGCTGTTTTCACCAAATCCCGCCGGATTCCCCAAGAAG CCTTCTGCCCACTGTGGGAAAATCTCCAGCCAAGGTAGCGGCACCTTGGGCTTGACTCTCTCAGATTTCCATCAACTGGTGATTGCTTTTATACACGTTTTTGAGGATGAGCTTCATGAGTTCTGTGATCACCCAACCCCCAACATCAACCCTTGTGGTCCATTATTTCAATCTATAAATGAGACGCTAATGCTCTTGAACCAG GAGCTGAAAACTATCAATCAAGTCATGGATACCGCTGTGAACGTAGATCACATAGCCAAGGAGTCACAAAGGGAGAAAGCCTATTTGAGCGGAGGTAACTGCATGGTGACCTTAG CTGAGAAAATGAAGGCGTTAATGCAGAAATATGAACTCCTCCAAGACAGTCCTCAGACATCCAATGCAGTATGA
- the HAUS7 gene encoding HAUS augmin-like complex subunit 7 isoform X4, translating into MAERWEGLGDCDNNEEAAQATKKKWEEEWEDDDEDDEDDEDEESEEDAQLSQEALRVLDRLKDIDCPFLEGLYITGLRTIKQFLCRPSIYRLVILEWLFSRLYPSFEDSFATGLDSGAKEKITDLTRLGHELMLCGPDDQDLIKGSAGVKEQLYFFNQLLDLVTSLGPEYVTSFFSVEENVCSLVEDNEMLLNKFFTSHIHEEILDPTLSPLPLDIENSCGAKENLHRMPAPSRPSPPKPLGAKIKVEELSEKLNKLTEMLQAHKEEVLCRQEGTSRLFSPNPAGFPKKELKTINQVMDTAVNVDHIAKESQREKAYLSGGNCMVTLAEKMKALMQKYELLQDSPQTSNAV; encoded by the exons ATGGCTGAACGTTGGGAAGGGCTCGGGGACTGCGACAACAATGAGGAAGCGGCGCAGGCCACGAAGAAAAAGTGGGAAGAGGAGTGGGAGGATGACGACGAGGACGACGAAGACGACGAGGACGAGGAGAGCGAGGAGGACGCCCAGCTCTCTCAGGAGGCTCTGAGAGTGCTGGACAGACTAAAG gaCATAGACTGCCCCTTCCTTGAAGGTCTGTATATTACTGGACTGAGGACAATAAAACAGTTCCTGTGTAGGCCCTCAATTTACCGTTTGGTTATTCTGGAATGGTTGTTTTCAAG ACTGTATCCTTCTTTTGAGGATTCATTTGCCACTGGGCTGGACTCTGGGGCTAAAGAGAAAATAACAG ACCTGACCAGGCTTGGTCACGAACTGATGCTGTGCGGACCAGACGATCAGGATCTCATTAAG GGTTCTGCTGGTGTGAAGGAACAGctttatttctttaatcagttATTGGATCTGGTCACAAGTCTGGGTCCTGAATATGTCACCAGTTTCTTCAG TGTGGAAGAGAATGTCTGCAGCTTAGTGGAGGACAACGAGATGCTGCTGAACAAGTTCTTCACTTCCCACATCCACGAGGAGATCTTAGATCCCACGTTGAGTCCCTTGCCTCTGGACATAGAGAACTCCTGTGGGGCAAAGGAAAACCTGCATAGAAT GCCCGCTCCTTCCAGGCCCTCTCCTCCCAAACCACTGGGGGCAAAGATCAAGGTGGAAGAGCTTTCTGAAAAACTGAATAAACTCACTGAAATGCTGCAGGCACACAAGGAAGAG GTCCTCTGCCGTCAGGAGGGCACCAGTAGGCTGTTTTCACCAAATCCCGCCGGATTCCCCAAGAAG GAGCTGAAAACTATCAATCAAGTCATGGATACCGCTGTGAACGTAGATCACATAGCCAAGGAGTCACAAAGGGAGAAAGCCTATTTGAGCGGAGGTAACTGCATGGTGACCTTAG CTGAGAAAATGAAGGCGTTAATGCAGAAATATGAACTCCTCCAAGACAGTCCTCAGACATCCAATGCAGTATGA